The following proteins are encoded in a genomic region of Nicotiana sylvestris chromosome 4, ASM39365v2, whole genome shotgun sequence:
- the LOC104238110 gene encoding probable indole-3-pyruvate monooxygenase YUCCA11 produces the protein MKQETVVLIVGAGPAGIATSACLNLKNIPNLVLEKDDCCASLWRKRSYDRLKLHLANQFCELPYMSFPPNSPTFVSKKGFLEYLDSYITNFCVNPLYQRAVESAFFNCVDNKWHVKAMNVEKNIIENYVARFLVVATGENGEGFIPKIEGLDGFGGTIMHSSEYGKCKNFEGKDVLVVGCGNSGMEIAYDLSNWGAQTSIIVRSPVHILTKEIVQMGMSLLKYIPCNIVDKTVMILSRLIYGDLSVFGLHRPNKGPFYLKKATGRSPVIDVGTVDQIKTGKIKVLPSIKKIKGNYVEFADSKMERFDAMVFATGYKSTVTKWLKDDGVLFNENGMPKKRSPCHWKGEKNIYCAGFANAGLFGISSDAKNIAEDINTILIQTGGGAGIRPYVVRDPSVEYADGDFRKTDAMFSSIHLRFVSRTILVFDLEGFTHGFHQVAIEIGTIISDD, from the exons ATGAAGCAAGAAACAGTAGTCCTCATAGTTGGAGCTGGTCCTGCTGGTATAGCTACTTCTGCTTGTCTAAACCTCAAAAATATTCCAAATTTAGTTCTAGAAAAAGATGATTGTTGTGCTTCTTTATGGAGAAAAAGGTCTTATGATAGATTGAAACTTCACTTAGCAAATCAATTTTGTGAACTTCCCTACATGTCATTTCCTCCAAATTCACCAACTTTTGTGTCCAAAAAAGGTTTTCTTGAATATTTGGATAGTTATATCACCAATTTCTGTGTTAATCCTTTGTATCAACGTGCCGTTGAGTCTGCATTTTTCAACTGTGTTGATAACAAATGGCATGTTAAGGCGATGAACgtcgaaaaaaatattattgagaattATGTTGCTAGGTTTCTTGTTGTTGCTACTGGAGAAAATGGTGAAGGTTTTATTCCAAAAATTGAAGGATTAGATGGCTTTGGTGGGACAATCATGCATTCTAGTGAGTATGGAAAGTGCAAGAATTTTGAAGGTAAAGATGTTCTAGTTGTTGGTTGTGGAAATTCTGGTATGGAAATTGCCTATGATTTATCTAATTGGGGTGCTCAGACCTCCATTATTGTTCGTAGCCCT GTACACATACTCACGAAGGAAATAGTCCAAATGGGAATGAGTTTGCTGAAATACATTCCTTGTAATATAGTGGATAAAACTGTGATGATTTTAAGCAGATTAATATATGGAGATCTTTCTGTCTTTGGGCTACATAGGCCAAATAAGGGTCCCTTTTATCTTAAGAAAGCTACTGGTAGATCTCCTGTTATTGATGTTGGAACTGTGGATCAAATCAAAACAGGAAAAATCAAG GTTTTACCTTCGATCAAGAAAATCAAAGGAAATTATGTTGAATTTGCTGATAGTAAGATGGAACGGTTTGATGCCATGGTTTTTGCTACAGGTTACAAAAGCACAGTTACAAAGTGGCTCAAG GATGATGGAGTGTTATTCAATGAAAATGGGATGCCAAAAAAGAGAAGTCCTTGTCACTGGAAAGGGGAGAAAAATATTTATTGTGCAGGATTTGCCAACGCTGGATTATTTGGAATTTCGTCCGATGCCAAGAATATTGCTGAAGATATCAATACGATTTTGATACAAACTGGTGGTGGGGCGG gaatcaggccatatgtagttcgggatccatcggtggagtatgccgatggagattttcgaaaaactgacgcgatgttcag